The following are encoded in a window of Strigops habroptila isolate Jane chromosome 9, bStrHab1.2.pri, whole genome shotgun sequence genomic DNA:
- the CD276 gene encoding CD276 antigen isoform X2 — MRWEREKQKGRRSSEEGKRLTWLPQGTGQRLQHKSCLRLRVLVMREKTSREDTQGHACFCFLTQSFLVPRMLCLLLALRALVLGLAGAIEIQVPDEPVVALFGRDATLHCSFSPEANFSLDDLSLIWQLTDTKRLVHSFSGGQDQLEDQGGGYANRTALFYDQLAQGNVSLLLRRVEISDEGSFTCFVRVQDHNSAAVTLQVAAPYSKPHMNLEPNKHLKPGDLAAVTCHASRGYPEANVLWQDSQGSNITENITTSQVANEEGLFDVHSVLQVLVEPSSTYSCLVRNPVLQQETQASVTITGQHLAFPAVALWVTVGLAICVVVLLIVLAYVCQKKIRQSCEEEEENAGTEEQDEEGGEPKTALQPLKSTESKEDNEQEIV; from the exons ATGCGctgggaaagagagaaacaaaaggggaggagaagcagcGAGGAGGGAAAGAGGCTCACGTGGCTTCCTCAGGGCACGGGCCAACGCCTCCAGCACAAGAGCTGCCTCCGG CTCAGGGTACTTGTAATGAGAGAGAAGACATCCCGTGAGGACACCCAGGGCCACGCttgcttctgcttcctcacCCAGTCGTTCCTTGTGCCAAGgatgctctgcctgctgcttgccCTGAGGGCACTGGTGCTTGGCCTGGCAG GTGCCATTGAGATCCAGGTCCCGGATGAGCCCGTGGTGGCTCTGTTTGGCCGAGACGCCACCCTGCACTGCTCCTTCTCTCCCGAGGCCAACTTCAGCCTTGATGACCTGAGCCTCATCTGGCAGCTGACGGACACCAAGCGCTTGGTCCACAGCTTCTCCGGTGGCCAGGACCAGCTGGAAGACCAGGGTGGGGGCTACGCGAACCGTACAGCCCTCTTCTATGACCAACTGGCCCAGGGCAATGTCTCGCTGCTGCTCCGGCGTGTGGAGATCTCAGATGAGGGCAGCTTCACCTGCTTCGTCCGGGTCCAGGACCACAACAGTGCAGCTGTGACACTGCAGGTGGCAG CTCCCTACTCCAAGCCCCATATGAACCTGGAGCCTAACAAGCACTTGAAGCCAGGAGATCTGGCAGCGGTGACTTGCCACGCTTCCCGCGGCTACCCCGAGGCCAACGTCCTCTGGCAGGACAGCCAGGGCAGCAACATTACAGAAAACATCACCACCTCCCAGGTGGCCAATGAAGAAGGTCTCTTTGACGTGCACAGCgtgctccaggtgctggtgGAGCCCAGCAGCACCTACTCCTGTCTGGTGCGaaacccagtgctgcagcaggagaccCAAGCTTCTGTCACCATCACGG GCCAACACCTCGCCTTCCCTGCCGTGGCTCTCTGGGTGACAGTGGGACTTGCCATTTGTGTCGTGGTGCTGCTCATTGTCCTGGCCTATGTGTGCCAGAAGAAGATCCGCCAGAgctgtgaggaagaggaggaaaatgcag GGACggaggagcaggatgaggaGGGGGGAGAACCCAAGACAG CTTTGCAGCCGCTGAAGAGCACGGAGAGCAAAGAGG
- the CD276 gene encoding CD276 antigen isoform X3: MREKTSREDTQGHACFCFLTQSFLVPRMLCLLLALRALVLGLAGAIEIQVPDEPVVALFGRDATLHCSFSPEANFSLDDLSLIWQLTDTKRLVHSFSGGQDQLEDQGGGYANRTALFYDQLAQGNVSLLLRRVEISDEGSFTCFVRVQDHNSAAVTLQVAAPYSKPHMNLEPNKHLKPGDLAAVTCHASRGYPEANVLWQDSQGSNITENITTSQVANEEGLFDVHSVLQVLVEPSSTYSCLVRNPVLQQETQASVTITGQHLAFPAVALWVTVGLAICVVVLLIVLAYVCQKKIRQSCEEEEENAGTEEQDEEGGEPKTALQPLKSTESKEDNEQEIV, translated from the exons ATGAGAGAGAAGACATCCCGTGAGGACACCCAGGGCCACGCttgcttctgcttcctcacCCAGTCGTTCCTTGTGCCAAGgatgctctgcctgctgcttgccCTGAGGGCACTGGTGCTTGGCCTGGCAG GTGCCATTGAGATCCAGGTCCCGGATGAGCCCGTGGTGGCTCTGTTTGGCCGAGACGCCACCCTGCACTGCTCCTTCTCTCCCGAGGCCAACTTCAGCCTTGATGACCTGAGCCTCATCTGGCAGCTGACGGACACCAAGCGCTTGGTCCACAGCTTCTCCGGTGGCCAGGACCAGCTGGAAGACCAGGGTGGGGGCTACGCGAACCGTACAGCCCTCTTCTATGACCAACTGGCCCAGGGCAATGTCTCGCTGCTGCTCCGGCGTGTGGAGATCTCAGATGAGGGCAGCTTCACCTGCTTCGTCCGGGTCCAGGACCACAACAGTGCAGCTGTGACACTGCAGGTGGCAG CTCCCTACTCCAAGCCCCATATGAACCTGGAGCCTAACAAGCACTTGAAGCCAGGAGATCTGGCAGCGGTGACTTGCCACGCTTCCCGCGGCTACCCCGAGGCCAACGTCCTCTGGCAGGACAGCCAGGGCAGCAACATTACAGAAAACATCACCACCTCCCAGGTGGCCAATGAAGAAGGTCTCTTTGACGTGCACAGCgtgctccaggtgctggtgGAGCCCAGCAGCACCTACTCCTGTCTGGTGCGaaacccagtgctgcagcaggagaccCAAGCTTCTGTCACCATCACGG GCCAACACCTCGCCTTCCCTGCCGTGGCTCTCTGGGTGACAGTGGGACTTGCCATTTGTGTCGTGGTGCTGCTCATTGTCCTGGCCTATGTGTGCCAGAAGAAGATCCGCCAGAgctgtgaggaagaggaggaaaatgcag GGACggaggagcaggatgaggaGGGGGGAGAACCCAAGACAG CTTTGCAGCCGCTGAAGAGCACGGAGAGCAAAGAGG
- the CD276 gene encoding CD276 antigen isoform X1 — protein MRWEREKQKGRRSSEEGKRLTWLPQGTGQRLQHKSCLRVHQLPKSWALGWFQAGGKPPPAFYNGLRVLVMREKTSREDTQGHACFCFLTQSFLVPRMLCLLLALRALVLGLAGAIEIQVPDEPVVALFGRDATLHCSFSPEANFSLDDLSLIWQLTDTKRLVHSFSGGQDQLEDQGGGYANRTALFYDQLAQGNVSLLLRRVEISDEGSFTCFVRVQDHNSAAVTLQVAAPYSKPHMNLEPNKHLKPGDLAAVTCHASRGYPEANVLWQDSQGSNITENITTSQVANEEGLFDVHSVLQVLVEPSSTYSCLVRNPVLQQETQASVTITGQHLAFPAVALWVTVGLAICVVVLLIVLAYVCQKKIRQSCEEEEENAGTEEQDEEGGEPKTALQPLKSTESKEDNEQEIV, from the exons ATGCGctgggaaagagagaaacaaaaggggaggagaagcagcGAGGAGGGAAAGAGGCTCACGTGGCTTCCTCAGGGCACGGGCCAACGCCTCCAGCACAAGAGCTGCCTCCGGGTCCATCAGCTTCCTAAATCCTGGGCCCTTGGCTGGTTCCAGGCTGGAGGCAAACCCCCTCCTGCCTTTTACAACGGG CTCAGGGTACTTGTAATGAGAGAGAAGACATCCCGTGAGGACACCCAGGGCCACGCttgcttctgcttcctcacCCAGTCGTTCCTTGTGCCAAGgatgctctgcctgctgcttgccCTGAGGGCACTGGTGCTTGGCCTGGCAG GTGCCATTGAGATCCAGGTCCCGGATGAGCCCGTGGTGGCTCTGTTTGGCCGAGACGCCACCCTGCACTGCTCCTTCTCTCCCGAGGCCAACTTCAGCCTTGATGACCTGAGCCTCATCTGGCAGCTGACGGACACCAAGCGCTTGGTCCACAGCTTCTCCGGTGGCCAGGACCAGCTGGAAGACCAGGGTGGGGGCTACGCGAACCGTACAGCCCTCTTCTATGACCAACTGGCCCAGGGCAATGTCTCGCTGCTGCTCCGGCGTGTGGAGATCTCAGATGAGGGCAGCTTCACCTGCTTCGTCCGGGTCCAGGACCACAACAGTGCAGCTGTGACACTGCAGGTGGCAG CTCCCTACTCCAAGCCCCATATGAACCTGGAGCCTAACAAGCACTTGAAGCCAGGAGATCTGGCAGCGGTGACTTGCCACGCTTCCCGCGGCTACCCCGAGGCCAACGTCCTCTGGCAGGACAGCCAGGGCAGCAACATTACAGAAAACATCACCACCTCCCAGGTGGCCAATGAAGAAGGTCTCTTTGACGTGCACAGCgtgctccaggtgctggtgGAGCCCAGCAGCACCTACTCCTGTCTGGTGCGaaacccagtgctgcagcaggagaccCAAGCTTCTGTCACCATCACGG GCCAACACCTCGCCTTCCCTGCCGTGGCTCTCTGGGTGACAGTGGGACTTGCCATTTGTGTCGTGGTGCTGCTCATTGTCCTGGCCTATGTGTGCCAGAAGAAGATCCGCCAGAgctgtgaggaagaggaggaaaatgcag GGACggaggagcaggatgaggaGGGGGGAGAACCCAAGACAG CTTTGCAGCCGCTGAAGAGCACGGAGAGCAAAGAGG